From Desulfobaccales bacterium, the proteins below share one genomic window:
- the rplP gene encoding 50S ribosomal protein L16, with protein MLSPKRVKHRKVQKGRNRGRATRGNFVAFGDYGLQAQGHAWITAQQIEAARIAITRHVKRGGKIWIRIFPDKPYTKKPAETRMGKGKGSPEGWVAVVKPDRILFELSGVEPEVAKEAMRLAAHKLPIPCKFVTRETAGKGVQA; from the coding sequence ATGTTAAGTCCGAAACGAGTCAAACATCGCAAGGTACAGAAAGGCCGCAACCGGGGGCGGGCCACCCGGGGGAACTTTGTGGCCTTCGGGGACTACGGCCTGCAGGCTCAGGGGCATGCCTGGATCACCGCCCAGCAGATCGAGGCGGCCCGGATCGCCATCACCCGCCACGTCAAGCGGGGCGGCAAGATCTGGATCCGCATCTTCCCGGACAAGCCGTACACCAAGAAGCCGGCGGAAACCCGCATGGGCAAAGGCAAAGGCTCGCCCGAGGGCTGGGTGGCGGTGGTGAAGCCGGACCGCATCCTCTTTGAGCTTTCCGGGGTGGAGCCGGAGGTGGCCAAGGAGGCCATGCGCCTGGCGGCCCACAAGCTCCCCATCCCCTGCAAGTTCGTCACCCGGGAGACGGCCGGCAAGGGAGTGCAGGCATGA
- the rpsC gene encoding 30S ribosomal protein S3, which yields MGQKVHPIGFRLGIYRTWDSIWFARKDFANLVLEDKKIRDFIKKDPELKGAGIAGVDIKRAANKLNIKIHTSRPGMVIGQKGKKIEELRRRLEKLVGRDLVIDVQEVRKPEINAQLVAENIAQQLERRVSFRRAMKKAVSQALKFGAKGIKVRVKGRLAGAEIARQERYREGRVPLHTLRAFIDYGFAEAMTTYGVIGVKAWIFHGEILGAEERAGV from the coding sequence GTGGGTCAGAAAGTTCATCCCATCGGCTTTCGCCTGGGGATCTACCGCACCTGGGACTCCATCTGGTTTGCCCGCAAGGACTTTGCCAACCTGGTCCTGGAGGACAAAAAGATCCGGGACTTCATCAAGAAGGACCCGGAGCTCAAAGGGGCGGGTATTGCCGGGGTGGACATCAAACGGGCGGCCAACAAGCTGAACATCAAGATCCACACCTCGCGCCCCGGCATGGTCATCGGCCAGAAGGGGAAGAAGATCGAGGAGCTGCGCCGCCGGCTGGAGAAGCTGGTGGGCCGGGACCTAGTCATTGATGTGCAGGAGGTGCGCAAGCCCGAGATCAACGCCCAGCTGGTGGCGGAAAACATTGCCCAGCAGCTGGAGCGCCGGGTGTCCTTTAGGCGGGCCATGAAAAAGGCGGTGAGCCAGGCCCTGAAGTTCGGGGCCAAGGGCATCAAGGTGCGGGTCAAGGGCCGGCTGGCCGGGGCGGAGATCGCCCGCCAGGAACGGTACCGGGAGGGCCGGGTGCCCCTGCATACCCTGCGGGCCTTCATCGACTATGGTTTTGCCGAGGCCATGACCACCTACGGGGTCATCGGCGTCAAGGCCTGGATCTTCCACGGGGAGATCTTGGGCGCGGAGGAGCGGGCCGGCGTCTGA
- the rplV gene encoding 50S ribosomal protein L22, giving the protein MEIKARAKYLRVSPTKLRLLTRPIAGKKVEEALAALSFMPQRGARLVKKVVEQAVANAEQRPQVDVDTLYIKSIWVDGGPMLKRFMTRAMGRANRILKRTSHLTVILDEAPARGPKR; this is encoded by the coding sequence ATGGAGATCAAAGCCCGCGCCAAGTATTTACGGGTGTCGCCCACCAAGCTGCGCCTGCTCACCCGCCCCATCGCCGGCAAGAAGGTGGAGGAGGCCCTGGCGGCCCTGTCCTTCATGCCCCAGCGGGGGGCCCGGCTGGTGAAAAAGGTGGTGGAGCAGGCGGTGGCCAACGCCGAGCAGCGGCCCCAGGTGGACGTGGATACCCTGTACATCAAGAGCATCTGGGTGGATGGCGGCCCCATGCTGAAGCGCTTCATGACCCGGGCCATGGGCCGGGCCAACCGCATCCTGAAGCGCACCAGCCACCTCACCGTAATTCTGGACGAAGCGCCGGCCCGGGGCCCGAAGCGTTAA
- the rpsS gene encoding 30S ribosomal protein S19: protein MARSLKKGPYVQDCLLRKVLNARETQDRRVIKTWSRRSTITPEFVGLTLAVHNGKKFIPVYVTENMVGHKLGEFAPTRHFGGHAGDRKSKVGKK, encoded by the coding sequence GTGGCCCGTTCACTGAAGAAGGGACCGTATGTGCAGGACTGCCTGCTCCGGAAGGTGCTGAACGCCCGGGAGACCCAGGACCGGCGGGTCATCAAGACCTGGTCCCGGCGGAGCACCATCACTCCGGAGTTTGTGGGCCTGACCTTAGCCGTGCATAACGGCAAGAAGTTCATTCCGGTCTACGTCACCGAGAACATGGTGGGGCATAAACTGGGGGAGTTCGCCCCCACCCGCCACTTCGGCGGCCACGCCGGGGACCGCAAGAGCAAGGTGGGTAAGAAATAG
- the rplB gene encoding 50S ribosomal protein L2: protein MALIQRKPTSAGRRFQTVADFAEITKTEPEKSLLAPLRKKGGRNNYGRNTARHRGGGHKRLYRLIDFKRDKVGVPAKVAAIEYDPNRSARIALLHYRDGEKRYILAPVDLKVGDEVVSSPEADIKPGNALPLANIPAGTLIHNVELKPGKGGQLARSAGSYAQLMAKEGTYAHLKLPSGEVRMVPISCKATVGQVSNVEHENISLGKAGRSRWLGRRPHTRGVAMNPVDHPLGGGEGKSSGGRHPCTPWGKPTKGYKTRKPKESDRYIIKRRK from the coding sequence ATGGCCCTGATACAGCGCAAACCCACCTCGGCGGGACGCCGTTTCCAGACGGTGGCGGACTTTGCCGAGATCACCAAGACGGAGCCGGAAAAGAGCCTGCTGGCGCCACTTCGGAAAAAGGGCGGCCGCAACAACTACGGCCGCAACACCGCCCGGCATCGGGGCGGGGGGCACAAGCGCCTCTACCGCCTCATCGATTTCAAGCGGGACAAGGTGGGGGTGCCCGCCAAGGTGGCGGCCATCGAATACGACCCCAACCGCTCGGCCCGCATTGCGCTCTTGCACTACCGGGACGGCGAGAAGCGCTATATCCTGGCGCCGGTGGACCTGAAGGTGGGGGATGAGGTGGTCTCCAGCCCCGAGGCGGACATCAAGCCGGGAAACGCCCTGCCCTTAGCCAACATCCCGGCGGGGACCCTCATCCACAATGTGGAGCTCAAACCCGGCAAAGGGGGGCAGCTGGCCCGCTCCGCCGGCTCCTATGCCCAGCTCATGGCCAAGGAGGGCACCTACGCCCACCTGAAGCTCCCCAGCGGCGAGGTGCGCATGGTGCCCATCTCCTGCAAGGCCACCGTGGGGCAGGTGAGCAACGTGGAGCACGAAAACATCTCCCTGGGCAAGGCCGGGCGCTCCCGCTGGCTGGGCCGGCGGCCCCACACCCGGGGCGTGGCCATGAACCCGGTGGACCACCCCTTAGGGGGCGGCGAAGGCAAGAGCTCCGGGGGCCGGCACCCCTGCACCCCCTGGGGCAAGCCCACCAAGGGGTATAAGACCAGAAAACCGAAAGAAAGCGACCGTTACATCATCAAACGGCGGAAATAG
- the rplW gene encoding 50S ribosomal protein L23, translated as MKAAHHLILGPLITEKTHLMKEAGNKITLKVAPDANKIEIRKAVEEIFKVKVLKVNTIRMRGKKKRLGRTEGYKSDWKKAIVTLAPGEKLKGFEGI; from the coding sequence ATGAAGGCAGCCCATCACCTCATCCTGGGTCCGCTCATCACGGAAAAGACGCACCTGATGAAGGAAGCGGGGAACAAGATCACCCTGAAGGTGGCCCCCGACGCCAACAAGATCGAGATCCGCAAGGCCGTGGAAGAGATCTTCAAGGTCAAGGTGCTCAAGGTCAACACCATCCGCATGCGGGGCAAGAAAAAGCGCCTGGGGCGCACCGAGGGCTACAAGTCCGACTGGAAGAAGGCCATCGTGACTCTGGCCCCGGGGGAGAAGCTCAAGGGTTTTGAAGGTATCTAA
- the rplD gene encoding 50S ribosomal protein L4 — MPVVDVYNVKREKVGELTLNDDIFGVEVYPPILHEVVTWQRAKRRAGTACTKTRGEVSGGGRKPYRQKGTGRARAGSIRSPLWRGGGTVFGPKPRSYDYTLPKKVRRLALKMALSSKLANGQLVILEDYPYTTPKTKDFVQLMKTFEMEKALVITDREHEALKLSARNLPSVQVLPTAGLNVYDILKYDHLVVLSPAVAQIEARLAS, encoded by the coding sequence ATGCCGGTGGTGGATGTGTACAACGTCAAGCGGGAGAAGGTGGGGGAACTCACCTTAAATGACGACATTTTCGGGGTGGAGGTCTATCCCCCCATCCTTCATGAGGTGGTGACCTGGCAACGGGCCAAGCGGCGGGCGGGCACCGCCTGCACCAAGACCCGGGGGGAGGTCTCCGGGGGCGGCCGCAAGCCCTACCGTCAGAAAGGCACCGGCCGGGCCCGGGCGGGCTCCATCCGCTCCCCCTTGTGGCGGGGCGGCGGCACGGTCTTCGGCCCCAAGCCCCGGAGCTATGACTACACGCTCCCCAAGAAGGTGCGGCGCCTGGCCCTGAAGATGGCCCTGAGCAGCAAGCTGGCCAACGGGCAGCTGGTGATCCTGGAGGACTACCCCTACACCACGCCCAAGACCAAGGACTTCGTCCAGCTCATGAAGACCTTTGAGATGGAGAAGGCCCTGGTGATCACCGACCGGGAGCACGAGGCCCTGAAGCTGTCGGCCCGCAATCTCCCGTCGGTCCAGGTGCTGCCCACCGCCGGGCTCAATGTCTATGATATTCTGAAATATGACCACCTGGTGGTGCTCTCCCCCGCGGTGGCGCAGATCGAAGCGAGGTTGGCGTCATGA
- the rplC gene encoding 50S ribosomal protein L3, whose protein sequence is MLGGIIGRKIGMTRIFEADGQSVPVTVIEAGPCFVVQKKVTAKDGYEAVQLGFARKSLAKVNKPERGHLEKHGSKSAFEVLREVRVEDAGAFEEGQEVTVEQFAIGERVTVTGTSKGKGFQGTVKRHGFHRGPMSHGSMNHRAPGSIGASAFPSRVIKGKKLPGHMGNERVTVKNLEVIDVRPEDNLLVVKGAIPGPRQGIVFIRKAG, encoded by the coding sequence ATGCTAGGCGGCATCATCGGCAGAAAAATCGGCATGACCCGCATCTTTGAGGCGGACGGCCAGTCGGTGCCGGTCACCGTCATCGAGGCGGGCCCCTGCTTTGTGGTCCAAAAGAAAGTGACCGCCAAGGACGGCTATGAGGCGGTGCAACTGGGGTTTGCCCGCAAGAGCCTGGCCAAGGTGAACAAGCCGGAGCGGGGCCACCTGGAGAAGCACGGCAGCAAGAGCGCCTTTGAGGTGCTCCGGGAAGTGCGGGTGGAGGACGCCGGCGCCTTTGAGGAGGGCCAGGAAGTGACGGTGGAGCAGTTCGCCATCGGCGAGCGGGTCACGGTCACCGGCACCAGCAAAGGCAAGGGCTTCCAGGGCACGGTGAAGCGCCACGGCTTCCATCGGGGCCCCATGAGCCACGGCTCCATGAACCACCGGGCCCCGGGCTCCATCGGCGCCAGCGCCTTCCCCTCCCGGGTCATCAAGGGGAAAAAGCTCCCGGGCCATATGGGCAACGAGCGGGTGACGGTGAAGAACCTGGAGGTCATCGACGTCCGGCCCGAGGACAATCTCCTGGTGGTGAAGGGCGCCATCCCCGGCCCCCGCCAGGGCATCGTCTTTATCCGGAAGGCAGGGTGA
- the rpsJ gene encoding 30S ribosomal protein S10, with amino-acid sequence MIAPKIRIRLRSYDHKLLDKAVQDIVETARSTGARVAGPIPLPTEINKFCVLRSPHIDKKSREQFEIRTYKRLLDILEPTQQTMDAISKLDLAAGVDVEIRV; translated from the coding sequence ATGATTGCTCCCAAGATTCGCATCCGCTTGCGGTCCTACGACCACAAGCTCCTGGATAAGGCGGTGCAGGACATTGTGGAGACCGCCCGGAGCACTGGGGCCCGGGTGGCGGGGCCCATCCCGCTGCCCACGGAGATCAACAAGTTCTGCGTGCTCCGCTCGCCGCATATCGACAAGAAATCCCGGGAGCAGTTTGAGATCCGCACCTACAAACGCCTCCTGGATATCCTGGAGCCCACCCAGCAGACCATGGACGCCATCAGCAAGCTGGACCTGGCCGCGGGGGTGGACGTGGAGATCCGGGTCTAA